GTGCTGCAATATATTAAAATGTTTCAGTTTCGCACCTCATATTTCTGCTTCGAGTATTTGTACTGAAGTTCAAACTTCTCCGATTCCAGCTGCCGTATCCAATCCAtcaattctttggctttttcccTGCATAGACACAAACGTACGTACGTTGATGAAACGAATTGTTTGATTGGGCTAATTGATTTCCACCTGAGTTTGTCCTCCCTCAGGTGCTCAATGTTTAACTCCTTTCGCCTTTCGTTGaggatcttcttcttcttctctcgcTCCGTTTGTCGCTTGGTTCCCGTCTGTGTCTGGCGAAACCCAACCAAAAATATTAGGAACACCAAATACACATCAGAaattattatattgtattacTTTATAGCCAGTAAAGGTCAGATTGCTCATGATCGACTTCTTCCTGGCGTCATCGACAGCTTTCTTTTtggcctcttcttcctcctttctTGCTTTCTcctcctgaggaaaaaaaataatgcaacaaCGTAATCATGAGTTAATTAAAATGTTTAACTAGTCAGTCATTCTTTTTCAGATTGCCATAATTTTGCATAGCACtgatgatatattttttgtttgtcgttGACTCGAGGTTATTCCCAAAGCAAACACcatcgaaggaaaaaaaaacaacctcagaCCGTGATGGACTTACGGCCATTTTGTTCTGTCGTTCCCTTTCCCTCTCCGCTCTGATCTTCATCTGCTCGGCTCTCTCGGATCTGCGCTTTTCCTAAAGAGGCAAAAAGGGGAGAAATGGAAGCATGTCGCTGGTTGATGATGTCACCCTGAGGCAACAGGGAGCCTCACGATGCGGTCGGTGAGGCTGAggagctcctcttcctccttcttgcGCTTCTCAAAGTGATCCTCGATCAGTGTCTGGAGCTCCGTCAGGTCTTTCTCCATGCGCTTGCGGTGGATGTCCTGAGACGATGCGCATTTGTGACCGGTCAGTCAATCAATCACTCATGGCCTTTGAAATGGTGCATCAATTGAGTGTCATCATAGAAAAGCCATCAATAATATTAACTCACGTCAAAGTCCACTTTTTCACCATCTGGGATTTTGGGGGCAGCCATACAGGGAACAAAACCAGGCCTGGCCACAAATTTAATCATTACAAAAAATTGGGAATATTTAAGAATGTTTTAAATATGttgtatattgtatttttatatttatttggtaataataatatattatatgGAATAAGTATCAAACAACCTATAATAACATACATACAATAATACCATTTTGATTTACATAATTGAATGAAACATCTCTTACCTTGACTTCCTCTTGGCATCttttacatacaaaaaaaaagatgcaaaaaaTCATCAATAAAAACACTTTGTGCGTGATATTGTGAGCACTTCTTACCGTCCTCAGACTCGTCTCCATCTAGTGAACGTCACAAAAGCATCACAAAAAAGAGTGGTTAAAAATTTTCATAAGGTGCGGTCCCACTCTATCTAAAGTTTGGAGACATTTCCTCATGCTTGTTAAGGAATTTGCCAGTCCTGCACATACTGTAATATTTCCTCTGCATGCACCATCGACACGGATCTGCTCAGCTAATGGACAGAATGAATTGTGTCgctttgatgatgaagtgctgcccccATCAGTGAAAATGCAATCAAATCTTGATGAGCGCTCACTTTATGGGGGTGATTTTGTTAAATTTGGGAGTGGTGGTATTGCGCAAGCGGCACTCATTTACAGTCTGGACACGGAGCTGGTAAATATTTCCAAAGTCTCCAATAACACTAGGAAATATTTGTTACGAGTCAGTATCTTGAAAATTAGTCATTAAATGTGGTGGAAAAGTAATGGTTCGGCTCTCTTAATGGATATCATTAggttgtgcaagtgtacctaatgaagtgcctGGTGGATGTCTATCATTTGGAATGACTGACATTACAGTACAGTTGCCTTTTGCGTGTTAAGTGTTTCACTTTCAAACAAAGAGGTTTTTCCATTTGATGGGGTGGAAAGACAACAGTCAAAAGACAGCTGAGTGAAAAAAGAAGGAAGCAGCTGCCTGTCGACGAGTGCTTTCAGTGATGATGGAATGAAGGTGTGCGCGGGTTTGCTCAGCGCACGCCATTAAAAATAACTGGTGACATCTATGCAAAAATAGACGCAAAATCATAGATGGAGAGTGAGCATTTGCACGAGGCATTCATTTGTTCCtatttaatatattttctttttttttttttaatgaaaacacaTATACTCaagtaaaaattttttttcttgtaatgttTTCAACAGTGGAAATTGTACTCTATAATACTGTAACATCaagtaaatgtatatttttaaatgtaaaacgtacaaaataaacagtttgtgcatcattTTCCGCCTCACTTCGAGTCATTTTGCTGCTCCCTCTGGTGCGCCGGCTTtgtccaccagggggcagtataatgcacTCATACATGTAATAAGAGATTGCATTCGTTTGTCGATAGCTGTagtgatatttatttttctt
The DNA window shown above is from Hippocampus zosterae strain Florida chromosome 9, ASM2543408v3, whole genome shotgun sequence and carries:
- the tnnt2b gene encoding troponin T, cardiac muscle isoforms, with translation MAAPKIPDGEKVDFDDIHRKRMEKDLTELQTLIEDHFEKRKKEEEELLSLTDRIEKRRSERAEQMKIRAERERERQNKMAEEKARKEEEEAKKKAVDDARKKSIMSNLTFTGYKTQTGTKRQTEREKKKKILNERRKELNIEHLREDKLREKAKELMDWIRQLESEKFELQYKYSKQKYEVTVLRNRVSDHQKISKGSSSKRGLRK